From Rhopalosiphum padi isolate XX-2018 chromosome 2, ASM2088224v1, whole genome shotgun sequence:
ttgtatacgaaaaacgattctgaacggagataatttgtcagtctaggatatattattagttattacctatatttaaattgaaatttatttttcttaactactggtgaaagtttcaagtttctacgacttacactttttgaataacaacaaaatattttaaattgttttaggatatatcgttattttacgcgatttcataaaaaattaaatttcatgcgCTCatcaaattttttctatattgacgctggagttttttttacagttatttaaagaaaaagttatggagaaccttgaactgggttttttaacctcaagtataattcacaaaaattttatgaattttcaaattcaaaattacttgcaaattttcgtgattttgacatattttgtaaacatttaaactttaaatgcttataaataaaaattgtgactaacaattttttgatttttttttttttactacgataagtacagcAACTTATAACAACAAACCttctatgtattaaatttgaaagattttttggaatgccaattttttttatcgacatttaaaaaaaaacttagaaaaatcaaaaatgtcaatagtttataaaatagctttaaaaaaaatcaaaatattttgaaaatttaattgtatataaataacgcTAAAGTAAACATTTGgtgacaattttaaatattaacaatggtTTTTTTTGAGTTacctcaaaataaaaaaatcgattttgtcgaaaattagttatgcgtaaaaattcccgtttttccgttatttttttaggatttttcctgacaattttgaaaactaatagaaattttttacttttgatcacCAAAAGTATCAACTAAATTcactttatttttcaaaaaggagcagaagttaaaaatcaaatcacTATTACTATTTCAAAACGTGATagcagacacaaaaataaaaaaatgcacatcattgtaaaatcaatacattcatcacaaTTTTCACACTGTTCAGTATCTAAAACAAATCTTGAAATCAAatacataattacaattattacttttatgatTTACTTTATTCATTctggacatattttttttgtaaatacatgaagACGAATATCAatcttaatgataattttaggTATTCGTTAAACATATCtcaatttttttgtgtttactttaaaaatatgaacagaATTATAAAGtggaaaatcataaaaattattattgtaatgtgtttgaattatatatttaaactaaagcACGATACTGAAAATGATAGAAGGATAGATTAATTTTAGGTAATCAGGTAGACGGTAgtacagttatatataatataaaataattttataatatacaataatctactatttacaataatataatatttgatacatgatacgtataatatgtaaaaatgttacataaaaattctgtaaaaatgaaaaaaaatgtcttcatactaatttaataaatagataggtacctatttataatattagtaggtaaactaataagtaataagtggTGACTTGTGGTTTGTGAATagtgtattaattattgtattaagtaataagtatataggtaagtatgttattacctattattgacCTATACgtcttatacattataattactgaattattaataataaaaacatatacacaCCGTTTAATAAAAGATAGATTATTAATTGTCAAAAGATACAGCCAAGATGCAGGAAGCAGGATACACGTGTATCGAAGATACTGTCCATTCCTTATAATATCCATTTTGTTCTTACGTATCTTGAGTCATCAAATTGTGAATTAAgtagttttatgtttttaataataacttgtcaaaactaattattattcactattcGGGGTGTTTCTGAAATGAATGAGGTCAGTAGTATAAGCATACTCACCATATTGGACCAGTGaagatttttttgaatattttttcttataccttcaaaaattcaaaatctgggtttattctaaatatttttaaaaatgtaaaaaatgttaatgtaaaaataaatactaaaatatttttacaaaatttaatacaaaatatgattcAAATACTGACATTGTTTTTAAACTTGTCACATATTTTTCACGTTCAACTAAAAAGTCGTGGGACACATGtcacttgaaaataaaaatactagtaataataaaattatgctttgaaattttataaatcataaatttatataaaatatcagatATCTAGATTCTAATGAttctataataagtaggtagtgattgaataattttaaccaGGTATCTAAGAGAGGATATTATTGGTTTAAGGGACATACTATAGGTAATTCTTCATACAAACATGCAATGGTCtatgataaattttaactttgtgTACATTCTGGCAACACTGGATTTTAGGCTAGGCAGAGCTcttccatttttttattatctatcacGTTTTAAGATAATCTTAAATCCTGTTAtctatgaaaaattgaaaaacaacaTTGATATGGACTTAGATGTCGGTAGTCACATGTGGCattcacacataatataaaagtttgtaaccgtttattttattagttatattctgtggttatattttcaatagtgTCAATTGCTCTGTGTAGTGTGTAGTTGAATTATCCACGGATTAGCATTGGACGAATAAATAGCCACATTGTTCGTCAAAAATGGATTTCAAAGAAATAGATCCAGAAAACGAAGTTgatgtaagtaatattttttattcagttatttattactatgggtattaattaataactattatcacGTTAAATAGATGTTTaccaatagttaaaataaaatctaaatacgtttatataatatcaatagctTAAAAAGATTTCAAttggaaaaaatgtaattcaaagtaaaatattatcgatCTCAGTGCTTCCCAACTTCTTTTACTCACGGAACTTTTGCAGGAGCTTGAACATTTTGCGGAACCCCCATACAATTTTTGGAGGTAGTCTGTGTTagaatcataattcaaatcaaaaatattattagttaatttatattttcccaaaTTTCTCTCGGAACCCTTAGGTTCCGCGGAACaccagttgggaaacactgaacTATCTAGTAGTACCTACCAATACATAAGtgattttttgtaaaacataccCTGCCAATGCAATCTGTATatggtttaaataattaatgattttgttttcaaatcctaaatcagtttttaaaaaagatttctctatttataaatactttattaattattaataatatctgttTCTTAATTATTAGAGCTAGAGCTCAGGAATTATTGGccctaaaaatcaaaaattttgcatttaatttatctatattatgtactaaaaaaattattttaatttttattgaaatatagaagaaaaaatttatgttttaaaaataaaaatataaaatatgacactttttatattaatctattttagtttctgaatcaatataaattattgtacacaaacaattatttttattaaatcattttatcatCTATATtgcatcaaacatttttttaaattgtttattttgaatGATTGTTGATTGTTTACaggcaaattttaaatttttatatgttgaTAATGAACATTCAACATTCATAAAATTTATCTGAGCGTTTTTAAAGTAAACTAAGTAATAATGTTCATAGCTTCTGGCAAcccatctatattatttttttataagttgacGCTCATCAGCCAGCGTATTCTCCGCCACTTGGGTTTAGTTGATGCCCGCCACTTATAttcttcatatttttaatgcacTAATTATCTTTTATACTGCAGATAAAAAAGGTATGAAAAACCAAGCCACtgcgatattaaaaataataataataacacaataaatacaaaatatacaatatataccgatatgaaaatataatatatatatatatatattatgtatattatcatactttGGTATTTactgtgttgttattatttttaatactgcagattttctacttttttatctgcagtataaaaaaaaaattgtataaaagatAATTAGCAAATCGAAAATACGAGAAGTATAAGTGGCATGTGTCAACTAAACCTGAGTGGAGGGAGGGGAGAATATGCGTGCTGGCGGGCATCAACTAAACCAGTACCTATTTTTTagctagttaatatttataaatttaaacttcaatctTATATCAATATTCTATAGTTTAttctcaataaattatattatctatttttatttttataactactaaTTTTCACattgtattgaaattaatttttctctaGTGTTAGTATAAATTGCTTCACCAAGTGTTACCCCTTTTCCATTTTCAAGAACAGTTATGATATCAGGAAACAAAGAgaaattggttttaatatattttaattgtaaaaatatatataatatttagtatctcCATATTCAAACTTCATTTTTgtctaaaaaattaaagattgtttcaatttcaaaattttaactataataaagaaACGCTTTAATAGAAGTTCCCACTTAGTCAGTATGAGTTCCAAAAGCAGAACCAAAATGggagcattttatttttatatttgtgtccTGAAAGCTGTTTAAAAtccttttttatatttgataatacaattttatatactttaaaaaattcaacTCTTATTGACTATTGTTTCAGTGATGAATAGCAAATAGCGTAGTATGTTACCAACATgacattgtattgtaatatattaatatatgaactaaatatctgaaatatgcaaaataaaactaatatagttattttacatttttttactatacaaatctaaataattaatatgaatgtatttatttttatttttaggaaggCCCGGCAGAACCAGAGTTACCAAAATTAGCTCGAAAGAAACCTAGAGGATTACTAAGACAGGAGAAGTTAAAagacttgaaaaataaaaaaaaaattcagaaaagAGATAGAAAACTTAGAAAGGCTAGTGGTGATCCGAAACAAGTGCCTCGAACGATTGAAAACACCAGGGAACCAGATTCAACAGTATTCCACTCTGATGATGAAGATTATGATCAAAAAACACAAGATCTAGCTGCTGAGTTTGAACATGATGAGTTTGCTGATTATTATTCAGACCTATATAACCCTAAAGTGTTGATTACATATAAAGAAAAGCCTCTGAGGAAGGTTAGAgaatttggtaaaattttaacTGAAATAATTCCTAACTCTGTTAGAATTTTTCGTCGCGACGCTTCTGTAAAAGAAACAATTCAAGCTGCTATTAATAAAGGATAtacagatttaataataataaatgaggaCCGCAATGAACCCAATGGTTTAATTCTTGTACATTTACCTGATGGACCAACAGCATATTTCCGTTTAAGTAATGTTATATTTCCAAACAAAAGGCAGCGCAAAGAATTTACTAACCATAGGCCAGAAGTAATCACTACAAATTTTACAACAGGATTAGGTAAAACTGTAGCGCGTATGTTGGGTGCAGTATTTCATCAAGAAGCAGAATTTAAAGGCAGACATGTTGTGACAATGCATAATCAGAGAGATTACATATTTTTCCGACATCACAGAtataagtttttgaaaaataaaccatttCTTAGAGAATTGGGACCTAAGTTTACATTAAGATTACAATATCTTCAAGAAGGTTTATACGATCCAAAATGCGGTGAATACAGGTGGATAATGACTGAtaaaagacataaaattgaaacCAGTCGAAGaagattttttttgtgatttctgttttttttttaataaaaatgtatcaattaattacataatagtactacattttgtatatgattatatattttaaaacggtTTTAAATTCATGGAACAGCCCtcacttttttttcaaaccatatgtatatatataaatacagtatatcttaaaagttttgtatttaagtaacttaagtacctacctaatagaTTTCTATTGTAATAtggtactaaatatatataattcacatACAAAAAGGTATGGGTGTATAGAAACATGATTAATCaaggatttaaaaattcaaacatgTTAAGGCTGTTATGAAGAGCATAATGctcattatactattttaataaaacaattaaacttaACCATGCGTCTCTACAGAAAAAAGTTTgaccaatatattaaataccattATGAAATTTCTAAAATCCTAGTGCAGTCACTATAAACTATAGCCATGACCACcacatttatttataggttcttttataagtataagaaaTTCTGTCAAAAAGCATGATCGACGGTTTTAAGTATATCAAAAACACTTGTAACACCGCTCACAATTTCAACCTTAGATATTATGCTTAAGACTGCTTATAATATTGACTTACTAGttacaatttgaaattttttttgtaaggaataaattgattaagtatataatttgttactGACAAAGTGTGTTCAGATTATAAAAGATGcatatttcaaatattgaatTGTAATACTTTAACCAATCCTTCTTAGTAACTCTGtggaaaatagatttttaaatgtgaattgtttacagtaataatattaagaaaatactaATTGAATGGCATAGGTATCACTTTTCAAATACATTTCatctggttttttttaattttcaagatgtcatttttttataatttttttatatcagttcaaaaaaaaaatattaaaattaaataaaaactgatcCAGTTTaagcaaatataattattgatttattaataataattattatgttattgaagtaccgatcttaagttatattcaatcCCAATtagaacaaacatttttttttattacaatattattaatgaggCTATCAAAAgagataataattagtaataacaattaaaaataatatttttaatctttattgaaaacaaacgaaaataattttttttcataaatacgaccttcattttttttaacacagaGTTAAAGTTTTTGCCCAGCCACCCaggcattattaaaatattaacatttctaACTTTAATAATGTGTTACTAGCATTTATTGGGATATTTGATTTGCCTGACCTATTTTACTTATTGGCATTAGCTTTAGgtcaaaattaagttttaataacgTGGTTtagtcaattttaatatttttgag
This genomic window contains:
- the LOC132922156 gene encoding probable ribosome production factor 1; the protein is MDFKEIDPENEVDEGPAEPELPKLARKKPRGLLRQEKLKDLKNKKKIQKRDRKLRKASGDPKQVPRTIENTREPDSTVFHSDDEDYDQKTQDLAAEFEHDEFADYYSDLYNPKVLITYKEKPLRKVREFGKILTEIIPNSVRIFRRDASVKETIQAAINKGYTDLIIINEDRNEPNGLILVHLPDGPTAYFRLSNVIFPNKRQRKEFTNHRPEVITTNFTTGLGKTVARMLGAVFHQEAEFKGRHVVTMHNQRDYIFFRHHRYKFLKNKPFLRELGPKFTLRLQYLQEGLYDPKCGEYRWIMTDKRHKIETSRRRFFL